A genome region from Babesia bigemina genome assembly Bbig001, chromosome : I includes the following:
- a CDS encoding tyrosyl-tRNA synthetase, putative produces MRQAATEPLTSLAFSPSPSMSSLIALALLLCPILASWSFRIVSHKRHWSNVRDFRAATRVDQGGQDARIEHPESVFSLQGKTVSSPFLAELIDRGVVAQATDLSKLDELLCLHESAPEAASGQVPAIYYGIDLTADFIHEGTLLQLLLLRRFLAHGLNVVIVLGGGTTPVGDPSFKTKRTKATIAATCGDRVSNNAILGSVATCPSVSKENYDGILNAVKKLLTREIVTDGGDRLCPSLSFASQMGEADIARMRSSRHNVVVVNNRDLYDSVTLTEFLNTVARNMSVGRMLSRESIKSRLVLDDGRGGFPLRKANMDLGEFMYMALQAADFVHVASKFNAVIQLGGSDQMGNIMSGVDLASSLSELSKPLLGVTTPLLQTRKGEKVSKSSAECLLAITAETPALTLWSHFRNVDDEVVHDYLRWLTQVPLATINDTLATHVNQAKVWHNSRSYNLTAAIYGDQYKEALHKHWLSGDMAETQQSTDGCDPAEYDSFVRFASCVPRVFLKAGELETGVPFGDLLDRVRTPQLTSGLFYSNRRAIREGTCRINGKVETRVDRLITNDDLLHLSSTDGRVMKYVALQFGKRQLHLAVLEPSHTAT; encoded by the exons ATGCGGCAAGCGGCCACTGAGCCGCTGACGTCGTTGGCCTTCAGTCCTTCCCCTTCCATGTCGTCACTTATCGCATTGGCGCTGCTTCTTTGCCCTATCCTAGCATCGTGGTCGTTCCGAATCGTATCGCATAAGCGTCATTGGTCAAATGTTCGCGACTTTCGTGCCGCCACGCGGGTCGACCAGGGTGGCCAGGACGCTCGAATTGAACACCCAGAGAGCGTCTTCAGCCTACAAGGAAAGACTGTATCGTCGCCGTTCCTGGCGGAACTTATCGATCGCGGAGTAGTGGCACAGGCCACTGACCTGTCTAAACTGGACGAGCTTCTTTGCTTGCATGAGTCTGCGCCTGAAGCAGCTAGCGGGCAAGTACCGGCCATATATTACG GTATTGACCTAACTGCAGACTTTATCCACGAGggcacgctgctgcagctgctgctgctccgTCGGTTCTTGGCACATGGGCTCAACGTGGTAATTGTGCTCGGGGGTGGCACCACTCCAGTGGGTGATCCGTCGTTCAAAACAAAGCGTACGAAAGCTACAATTGCGGCTACATGCGGGGATAGGGTCTCCAACAATGCCATTCTCGGTTCGGTGGCAACATGCCCGTCGGTCTCCAAAGAAAACTACGACGGCATTCTCAATGCAGTCAAGAAGTTATTAACACGCGAAATCGTTACTGATGGAGGAGATAGGTTGTGTCCAAGCCTGTCATTCGCATCGCAGATGGGCGAAGCAGATATCGCACGTATGAGGTCGAGCCGACACAACGTGGTTGTGGTGAACAACCGCGACCTCTACGACAGCGTCACCCTCACCGAGTTCCTCAATACCGTCGCACGTAACATGAGCGTTGGGAGGATGTTGTCGCGTGAAAGCATAAAGTCCAGGCTGGTGCTAGACGACGGCAGAGGCGGCTTTCCGCTCCGCAAGGCCAACATGGACCTGGGCGAATTCATGTACATGGCCCTGCAGGCTGCGGACTTCGTGCACGTCGCCTCAAAGTTTAACGCGGTCATACAACTCGGGGGTAGCGACCAGATGGGCAACATAATGTCCGGCGTTGACTTGGCGAGTAGCCTGAGCGAGCTGAGCAAACCGCTGCTGGGCGTGACCACACCGTTACTGCAGACACGAAAAGGAGAAAAGGTCAGCAAATCAAGCGCAGAGTGCCTACTGGCTATTACCGCGGAAACCCCTGCTTTGACGTTGTGGTCGCATTTCAGGAACGTCGATGACGAGGTGGTGCATGACTACCTAAGGTGGCTCACGCAGGTTCCACTCGCGACAATCAACGACACTCTCGCCACACACGTCAACCAGGCGAAGGTATGGCATAATAGCCGATCATACAAC TTGACCGCGGCAATATACGGCGACCAGTACAAGGAGGCACTCCACAAGCATTGGCTCTCCGGTGACATGGCAGAAACACAGCAGTCTACCGATGGGTGCGACCCTGCGGAATATGACTCGTTCGTCAGGTTTGCCAGTTGCGTGCCGCGAGTGTTCCTCAAAGCCGGTGAGCTGGAGACCGGTGTTCCATTCGGCGACCTGTTGGACAGAGTTCGCACGCCGCAACTGACGTCAGGGCTATTCTACAGCAACCGGCGAGCAATTCGCGAGGGCACGTGTCGTATTAACGGTAAAGTTGAGACGCGAGTGGATCGCCTCATAACGAACGACGACCTGCTGCACTTGTCTTCGACTGACGGCCGTGTCATGAAGTACGTCGCCCTGCAGTTCGGGAAGCGCCAGCTGCACCTAGCAGTCCTCGAACCTTCTCACACTGCGACGTAG
- a CDS encoding DNA mismatch repair protein, putative, whose amino-acid sequence MSESRDVIRKLHPKVIARIAAGEVVVRPAAAIKEIIENSIDAGATTIKLRIAANPLHYAEISDNGCGVSPNDLKVICRRFTTSKTYEDINGVKSFGFRGEALAALSHSANVTISARTSADEKRTVVRYHDGEPIDETASQMVGPVGFTITYENLFFNMNTRGKTLSASPSVEFNLCLELAQKYAVHYPHLEFVFHKVGSSTLELNTQGSDRATDGRGAVHDFDHRHFKEVSLFPPDAVDTPELVHYREHVEERSKQDLVRVRSAIKEVYGSVVANSLYEFQTHSTGDVYYNCKGFFTHPNQPNRCHSFILFINNRLVDHPTLRRNIDCVYKELLHKKQRRFVYLAVYMPYDRIDANVHPSKEKIFFKHQEQIVEEIGERLREQIRGILKINTENAQKASAYNQMEVTTRQDDVDESIFPHLKRTYETFEKAKPHAKVRVRSDYKQMDIQSFVTPTYIMESNADLDSYAHQAVKDPKAEDTEADTPGSESTAPHTQHDENAISLAALPRLANTEFSLMDITGEEDGFSDMWKIPFIKEFINEFESTRDRKLTDTVLNSVLVGVADKHYVILQHSTELYMVDIIRVAKECVFQSVIWRIGQLPKLFLNPPLCLVDLLSYALARDAYQARGSAGEIDKSQFLDKAKEMIRKFHVGFLTKYFGFSIEDNKLHSIPKVMSNYFPGPEYLPGLVLALFSLDIVDEGKAVGDISHIISEFFTFPPIHSITTTDPVANEKNYHHYISKVLLRAVQRFPDLSLSRRRLDRGTVIKLASLDLLYRIFERC is encoded by the exons ATGTCGGAATCCCGCGATGTTATCCGCAAACTCCACCCCAAGGTCATCGCCAGAATCGCAGCTGGCGAGGTTGTGGTccggccggcggcggccatCAAGGAGATCATCGAGAACAGCATTGACGCCGGCGCTACCACTATCAAGCTTAGAATCGCCGCAAACCCGCTGCACTACGCGGAGATATCGGACAATGGCTGCGGAGTGAGTCCAAATGATCTGAAGGTCATATGCAGGAGGTTCACCACCTCGAAGACCTACGAGGACATCAACGGCGTAAAGAGCTTTGGGTTCAGGGGGGAAGCGCTGGCGGCGCTGTCGCACTCGGCAAACGTGACCATATCGGCGCGTACCTCCGCCGACGAAAAAAGGACGGTCGTGCGATACCACGACGGAGAGCCGATTGACGAGACCGCCAGCCAGATGGTGGGACCGGTGGGATTCACCATCACCTACGAGAACCTGTTCTTCAACATGAACACGAGGGGCAAAACGCTCTCGGCCTCCCCCAGCGTGGAATTCAACTTGTGCCTCGAGCTGGCGCAGAAGTACGCGGTGCATTACCCGCACCTCGAGTTCGTATTCCACAAGGtcggcagcagcacgcTCGAACTCAACACCCAGGGCAGCGATAGGGCAACAGACGGACGTGGCGCAGTGCATGACTTCGACCACCGCCACTTCAAGGAGGTTAGTTTGTTCCCGCCGGACGCAGTGGACACCCCTGAACTCGTGCACTACCGCGAGCATGTGGAGGAGCGGAGCAAGCAGGATCTGGTCAGGGTGCGCAGTGCAATAAAAGAGGTGTACGGCTCTGTCGTGGCCAACTCGCTCTACGAGTTCCAGACGCACTCGACGGGCGATGTCTACTACAACTGCAAGGGGTTCTTCACCCACCCCAATCAGCCAAACAGGTGCCACTCGTTTATCCTGTTCATCAACAACCGGCTGGTTGACCACCCCACGCTGCGCAGGAACATCGACTGTGTGTAcaaggagctgctgcacaaGAAGCAGAGACGCTTCGTCTACCTTGCAGTGTACATGCCGTACGATCGCATCGACGCGAACGTGCACCCCTCCAAGGAGAAGATATTCTTCAAGCACCAGGAGCAAATAGTCGAGGAAATTGGTGAGCGGCTCAGG GAGCAGATACGGGGCATCCTGAAAATCAACACCGAGAATGCGCAGAAGGCTTCTGCATACAACCAAATGGAAGTAACGACGCGCCAGGACGATGTCGATGAGTCCATATTTCCGCATCTCAAGCGGACCTACGAG ACGTTTGAAAAGGCGAAGCCGCATGCCAAAGTGCGGGTACGGAGTGACTACAAGCAAATGGACATCCAGAGCTTTGTCACGCCAACATACATAATGGAATCCAACGCCGATCTGGATTCATACGCCCACCAAGCGGTTAAGGACCCCAAGGCTGAGGACACAGAGGCCGATACCCCGGGGTCGGAATCCACAGCCCCTCACACCCAGCACGACGAAAATGCTATTAGTCTGGCGGCGCTGCCCCGCCTTGCAAACACGGAGTTCAGTTTAATGGATATCACGGGCGAGGAGGACGGATTCTCCGACATGTGGAAGATACCGTTCATCAAAGA GTTCATCAACGAATTCGAGTCGACGAGGGACAGGAAGCTCACGGACACCGTGCTTAACTCGGTGCTGGTCGGAGTTGCCGACAAGCACTACGTCATCCTGCAGCACAGTACGGAGCTCTACATGGTGGACATCATTCGCGTCGCGAAGG AGTGCGTTTTTCAGTCGGTTATTTGGCGGATAGGCCAACTGCCTAAACTGTTCCTCAACCCTCCCCTCTGCCTGGTGGACCTGCTATCCTACGCCCTGGCCAGGGACGCTTACCAGGCCAGGGGGAGCGCTGGAGAGATAGATAAATCGCAGTTCCT CGACAAGGCCAAGGAGATGATTAGGAAGTTCCATGTTGGCTTCCTCACAAAGTACTTCGGCTTCAGCATTGAGGACAACAAGCTGCACAGCATCCCCAAGGTCATGTCCAATTACTTCCCAGGACCCGAGTACCTGCCAGGGCTCGTCCTAGCTCTGTTCTCGCTGGACATAGTCGACGAGGGCAAGGCCGTCGGCGACATATCGCACATCATCTCGGAGTTCTTCACCTTCCCACCCATCCACAGCATCACCACCACCGACCCCGTGGCGAACGAGAAGAACTACCACCACTACATCtccaaggtgctgctgagGGCCGTTCAGCGATTCCCTGACCTCAGCCTCTCCAGGCGCAGGCTCGACAGGGGCACTGTCATCAAGCTGGCAAGCCTCGACTTGCTATATCGCATATTTGAGCGATGCTAG
- a CDS encoding GTP-binding nuclear protein Ran, putative — protein MAEEMPQFKLLLVGDGGVGKTTLVKRHLTGEFEKKYIPTLGVEVHPLKFRTNCGGIQFNAWDTAGQEKYGGLRDGYYIKGECAIIMFDVTSRITYRNVPNWHRDIVRVCDNIPMVLCGNKADVKERQVKAGHIQFHRKRNLQYYDLSARSNFNFERPFLWLARRLLNQPQLVFVGECAKEPEFKIDPELAEQCERNLEAAANVAIDDDGEL, from the coding sequence ATGGCTGAGGAAATGCCCCAATTCAAATTGCTCCTTGTGGGCGACGGTGGCGTTGGCAAGACCACCTTGGTGAAGCGCCACTTGACCGGCGAGTTCGAGAAGAAGTACATTCCCACCCTGGGTGTCGAGGTCCACCCCCTGAAGTTCCGCACCAACTGCGGTGGCATCCAGTTCAACGCCTGGGACACCGCCGGCCAGGAGAAGTACGGTGGTCTGCGTGACGGCTACTACATCAAGGGAGAGTGCGCCATCATCATGTTCGACGTGACCAGCCGCATTACGTACCGCAATGTGCCCAACTGGCACCGTGACATCGTTCGCGTTTGTGACAACATCCCCATGGTGTTGTGTGGCAACAAGGCCGACGTCAAGGAGCGCCAGGTGAAGGCTGGCCACATCCAGTTCCACCGCAAGCGCAACCTGCAGTACTACGACCTGTCGGCTCGCTCCAACTTCAACTTCGAGCGCCCTTTCCTGTGGTTGGCTCGCAGGCTGCTGAACCAGCCTCAGCTCGTGTTCGTGGGTGAGTGCGCGAAGGAGCCCGAGTTCAAGATCGACCCCGAGTTGGCCGAACAGTGTGAGCGCAACCTGGAGGCCGCCGCCAACGTCGCGATTGATGACGATGGCGAACTTTAA
- a CDS encoding conserved hypothetical multi-pas transmembrane protein, putative has product MTELPMQEMSHMAAYEQYPYEGQPQDQYGMQYSHTGQMEADYVMENEIVSPRGEQHTPMVGFFSSKLLRTGITFQCTALTLMFIFYWAFGGNGIFVFDLYAAPESVKISRPFHLTVSSLMALYLLGTFYVAMFQVFVSDNSKAVRGFRAGSKILSAAVTLDLISSMLRLVQYIYAYFYMSMKWWTRYQQTKADWIFFQFGSFTNSFALVMYGAAFFYLEAYHDEGTSEEIAWTNLVLFCLAGLTELLMVFTGYGALFSLFLLAAIMSATVWSFSFEPLLEKWAPSLHSRDVNADFADDAYEHGYETASYVHEQPAYSQVPSQMDGGAYYQAE; this is encoded by the coding sequence ATGACGGAGCTCCCGATGCAAGAAATGTCTCACATGGCTGCTTACGAGCAGTACCCCTACGAGGGGCAGCCGCAGGACCAGTATGGCATGCAATACAGCCACACTGGACAGATGGAAGCCGACTATGTCATGGAGAACGAGATCGTCAGCCCACGTGGCGAGCAGCACACACCCATGGTCGGCTTTTTCAGCTCCAAACTCCTGCGCACCGGAATCACCTTCCAGTGCACCGCGCTCACCCTCATGTTCATCTTCTACTGGGCCTTTGGCGGCAACGGCATCTTCGTCTTCGACCTCTACGCCGCACCAGAGAGTGTGAAGATCTCCAGGCCCTTCCACCTCACCGTGTCCTCCCTGATGGCGCTCTACTTGCTGGGAACCTTCTACGTCGCCATGTTCCAGGTCTTCGTGTCCGACAACTCAAAGGCCGTACGTGGATTCAGGGCCGGCTCCAAGATCCTCAGCGCCGCCGTGACGCTTGACCTCATCTCCTCCATGCTGAGGCTGGTGCAGTACATCTACGCGTACTTCTACATGAGCATGAAGTGGTGGACGCGTTACCAGCAGACCAAGGCCGACTGGATCTTCTTCCAGTTCGGCAGCTTCACCAACAGCTTCGCCCTTGTGATGTACGGTGCGGCCTTCTTCTACCTCGAGGCCTACCACGACGAGGGCACCTCAGAGGAGATTGCGTGGACCAACCTGGTGCTCTTCTGCCTCGCCGGACTCACGGAGCTGCTCATGGTCTTCACTGGCTACGGCGCCCTCTTCAGCCTCTTCCTGCTCGCCGCCATCATGAGCGCCACCGTATGGAGCTTCAGCTTCGAGCCGCTGCTCGAGAAGTGGGCGCCCTCGCTGCACTCGCGTGACGTGAACGCCGACTTCGCCGATGACGCCTACGAACACGGCTACGAGACGGCCTCGTACGTCCATGAGCAGCCTGCTTACTCCCAGGTGCCCTCCCAAATGGATGGGGGAGCGTACTACCAGGCTGAGTAA